From a single Aquincola tertiaricarbonis genomic region:
- a CDS encoding enoyl-CoA hydratase/isomerase family protein — protein sequence MTDSLHLHREGAVLTLTLDAPARRNALTPEMLCRLADAVIDFAADPALRVAVITGAGSQAFCAGGDLQRTLPLMTGDRQAEDDWDRRLLTDPLVMAASGLRDYPLDKPVIAAINGHCLAAGFELMLGTDIRIAADHARFGLPEVQRALLPFAGSMARLPRQVPQALALELMLTGDPIDAATALRIGLVNRVLPAAEVLPAAQALAHRIAANGPLAVQAVKRTVREASGQPLAVAFELENEAKRQIMATEDAREGPRAFMEKRAAVYRGR from the coding sequence ATGACCGACAGCCTGCACCTCCACCGCGAAGGCGCGGTGCTCACCCTCACGCTGGACGCGCCGGCCCGCCGCAATGCGTTGACGCCCGAGATGCTGTGCCGCCTGGCCGACGCGGTGATCGACTTCGCGGCCGACCCGGCGCTGCGCGTGGCGGTGATCACCGGCGCCGGCAGCCAGGCCTTTTGCGCGGGTGGCGACCTGCAGCGCACGCTGCCGCTGATGACCGGCGACCGCCAGGCCGAAGACGACTGGGACCGCCGGCTGCTGACCGACCCGCTGGTGATGGCGGCCTCGGGCCTGCGCGACTACCCGCTGGACAAGCCGGTGATCGCCGCCATCAACGGCCACTGCCTGGCCGCCGGCTTCGAGCTGATGCTGGGCACCGACATCCGCATCGCCGCCGACCATGCCCGCTTCGGCCTGCCCGAGGTGCAGCGCGCGCTGCTGCCCTTTGCCGGCAGCATGGCGCGGCTGCCCCGCCAGGTGCCGCAGGCGCTGGCGCTGGAGCTGATGCTCACCGGCGACCCCATCGACGCCGCGACCGCGCTGCGCATCGGCCTGGTCAACCGCGTGCTGCCGGCGGCCGAGGTGCTGCCCGCCGCCCAGGCCCTGGCCCACCGAATCGCCGCCAACGGCCCGCTGGCGGTGCAGGCCGTCAAGCGCACGGTGCGCGAAGCCAGTGGCCAGCCGCTGGCAGTGGCCTTCGAGCTGGAGAATGAAGCCAAGCGCCAGATCATGGCCACCGAAGACGCCCGCGAAGGGCCACGGGCCTTCATGGAGAAGCGGGCGGCGGTGTACAGGGGGCGGTGA
- a CDS encoding Bug family tripartite tricarboxylate transporter substrate binding protein, with translation MQANKRRLLAAAAALVAGTWVGTGHAQGSYPDKPVKLVVGYAPGTAPDVLARLVSDRLGQALKQQVVVDNRAGAGGQIAAQTVAKSPADGYTLLLGEAGSISIAPAAFSKLPYDPTKELVGVGELCKVDFVMVVPANSPHKTVADFVKAAKAQADKTNIATFGAGTPGHFGAELLAEAGGFKVEPVHYRATGDAVTAIVSGDVAGSFVSTALGAAQIKGGKMRALATTAPQRSPLLPDVPTFAESGLPKVDVSTWFAVLAPAGTPAPVLDLLNKQLQATLRLPDVQAKMVEAGFSVSASSRADTDKLIKSEGQRWAGLVKATGFKGD, from the coding sequence ATGCAAGCAAACAAGCGACGACTTCTGGCCGCAGCCGCAGCCCTGGTGGCGGGCACCTGGGTGGGCACCGGCCATGCGCAGGGCAGCTACCCCGACAAGCCGGTCAAGCTGGTGGTGGGCTATGCCCCGGGCACCGCGCCCGACGTGCTGGCGCGGCTGGTGTCCGACCGGCTGGGCCAGGCGCTCAAGCAGCAGGTGGTGGTGGACAACCGCGCCGGCGCCGGCGGCCAGATCGCCGCCCAGACGGTGGCCAAGAGCCCGGCCGACGGCTACACCCTGCTGCTGGGTGAGGCGGGCTCCATCTCCATTGCGCCGGCCGCCTTCAGCAAGCTGCCCTACGACCCCACCAAGGAGCTGGTGGGCGTGGGCGAGCTGTGCAAGGTGGACTTCGTGATGGTGGTGCCCGCCAACTCGCCGCACAAGACGGTGGCCGATTTCGTGAAGGCCGCCAAGGCGCAGGCCGACAAGACCAACATCGCCACCTTCGGCGCCGGCACGCCGGGCCACTTCGGGGCCGAACTGCTGGCCGAGGCGGGCGGCTTCAAGGTGGAGCCGGTGCACTACCGCGCCACCGGCGATGCGGTGACGGCCATCGTCTCGGGCGACGTGGCGGGCAGCTTCGTATCCACCGCGCTGGGCGCGGCGCAGATCAAGGGCGGCAAGATGCGCGCGCTGGCCACCACCGCGCCGCAGCGCTCTCCGCTGCTGCCCGACGTGCCCACCTTCGCCGAGTCCGGCCTGCCCAAGGTGGACGTGTCCACCTGGTTCGCGGTGCTGGCCCCGGCCGGCACCCCGGCGCCGGTGCTGGACCTGCTGAACAAGCAGCTGCAGGCCACGCTGCGCCTGCCCGACGTGCAGGCCAAGATGGTGGAAGCCGGGTTCAGCGTCAGCGCCAGCAGCCGGGCCGACACCGACAAGCTGATCAAGTCCGAAGGCCAGCGCTGGGCGGGGCTGGTGAAGGCGACGGGGTTCAAGGGCGATTGA
- the fabG gene encoding 3-oxoacyl-ACP reductase FabG, which produces MRLQGRVYVVTGAGQGIGLATAQRLAAEGAAVALCDLSAEAVQAAAAALREGGAKAEAHVLNVADRPAVDAMVAAVLARFGRVDGLVNNAGITRDARLVNMSEAQWDAVIDVNLKSVFHCTQALLPALLAPREGPQGRAIVNTASITGVYGNFGQGNYAAAKAGVLGLTKTWARELGPKGVRVNAVVPGSVATPMLMAIPQAALANIEQACWLRRVGQPSEVASVTAFLLSDDASYVNGTSIEVSGGVSI; this is translated from the coding sequence ATGCGTCTGCAAGGCAGGGTCTACGTGGTCACCGGGGCGGGGCAGGGCATCGGCCTGGCCACCGCGCAGCGGCTGGCGGCCGAAGGGGCGGCGGTGGCGCTGTGCGACCTGTCGGCCGAGGCGGTGCAGGCCGCCGCGGCCGCGCTGCGCGAGGGCGGCGCCAAGGCCGAGGCCCATGTGCTGAACGTGGCCGATCGGCCGGCCGTCGACGCCATGGTGGCGGCGGTGCTGGCACGCTTCGGCCGTGTTGACGGGCTGGTCAACAACGCCGGCATCACCCGCGACGCGCGGCTGGTGAACATGAGCGAAGCGCAGTGGGACGCGGTGATCGACGTCAATCTGAAGAGCGTCTTCCACTGCACCCAGGCGCTGCTGCCGGCGCTGCTGGCGCCGAGGGAGGGTCCGCAGGGCCGGGCCATCGTCAACACCGCCAGCATCACCGGCGTGTACGGCAACTTCGGCCAGGGCAACTACGCGGCGGCCAAGGCCGGCGTGCTGGGCCTGACCAAGACCTGGGCGCGTGAGCTGGGGCCCAAGGGCGTGCGGGTCAACGCGGTGGTGCCGGGCTCGGTGGCCACGCCGATGCTGATGGCCATACCGCAGGCGGCACTGGCCAACATCGAGCAAGCCTGCTGGCTGCGCCGCGTGGGCCAGCCGTCGGAAGTGGCCTCGGTGACCGCCTTTTTGCTCAGCGACGATGCCAGCTACGTGAACGGGACGAGCATCGAGGTCAGCGGAGGAGTTTCCATCTGA